In a genomic window of Prochlorococcus marinus subsp. marinus str. CCMP1375:
- a CDS encoding gluconeogenesis factor YvcK family protein, producing the protein MLTSGLGLIVALFGASIWADLRPIYWVIEGIFLLIGTITKFLPRSITGPIVFLVGISLLIWGQSRSFKSIQNAIAPEKDDVLIDALRAKSKLNRGPNIVAIGGGTGLSALLQGLKRYSSRITAIVTVADDGGSSGILRRELGVQPPGDIRNCLAALSTEESLLTRLFQYRFSSGTGLVGHSFGNLFLSALTSITGNLETAITASSRVLAVQGQVVPATNADVRLWAELENGERIEGESAIGNVRSPIIRIGCYPEQPPALPSAIEAIENAELIVLGPGSLYTSLLPNLLVPEIVEAIQRSKAPKLYICNLMTQPGETDGLDLAGHIRAIEAQLASFGVTRRIFNSILAQKELPPSALLEYYLSRGAEPVICDWNRLRSQGYRLFKASLQESKIISKSVLRHDPRKLSLAVMRFYKKYKRDA; encoded by the coding sequence ATGCTTACTTCCGGCCTTGGTTTAATAGTTGCTCTTTTCGGGGCTTCGATATGGGCTGATTTGAGACCTATTTATTGGGTTATTGAAGGAATATTTTTATTAATAGGAACGATTACTAAGTTTTTGCCTAGAAGTATTACTGGACCAATTGTGTTTCTTGTTGGCATTTCCCTCTTAATTTGGGGTCAAAGTAGAAGCTTTAAATCAATTCAGAATGCCATTGCTCCTGAAAAGGATGATGTTTTAATAGATGCTTTGCGAGCTAAAAGTAAGCTTAATAGGGGGCCGAATATTGTTGCTATTGGAGGCGGTACAGGCCTCTCCGCATTGCTTCAAGGGTTGAAAAGGTATAGCAGTCGAATAACCGCTATTGTTACTGTTGCAGATGATGGCGGTAGTAGTGGCATTTTAAGAAGAGAATTAGGTGTTCAACCTCCTGGTGACATTAGAAATTGTTTAGCAGCTTTATCTACAGAAGAATCACTTTTAACTAGGCTTTTCCAATATCGATTTTCATCAGGAACAGGTCTGGTTGGGCATAGCTTCGGCAACCTTTTCTTGTCAGCTTTGACTTCCATCACAGGGAATTTAGAAACTGCAATTACTGCTTCTAGTCGTGTTCTTGCTGTACAAGGCCAAGTTGTTCCAGCTACAAATGCTGATGTTCGTTTATGGGCTGAACTTGAAAATGGTGAACGAATTGAAGGGGAGTCAGCTATAGGTAATGTAAGGTCACCAATTATTAGAATTGGCTGTTATCCAGAGCAGCCTCCAGCATTGCCAAGCGCAATAGAAGCAATCGAAAATGCCGAGTTAATTGTTCTTGGGCCTGGGAGTTTGTATACATCTCTTTTACCTAATTTACTTGTACCTGAGATTGTTGAAGCAATTCAAAGGAGTAAGGCTCCAAAGCTATATATATGTAATCTAATGACGCAACCTGGTGAGACTGATGGACTCGACTTGGCAGGGCATATCAGAGCAATTGAGGCTCAGTTAGCAAGTTTTGGTGTTACAAGGAGAATCTTTAATTCGATTCTTGCACAAAAAGAATTACCACCATCTGCTTTGCTTGAATATTATCTTTCTAGAGGAGCTGAGCCTGTTATATGTGATTGGAATAGGCTTAGATCTCAAGGTTATAGATTATTCAAAGCATCATTACAGGAATCAAAAATAATATCTAAGTCTGTTTTAAGGCATGATCCTAGGAAACTATCTTTAGCAGTGATGCGCTTTTATAAAAAGTATAAAAGAGATGCGTAA
- a CDS encoding NAD(P)H-quinone oxidoreductase subunit J, translating to MNEELDKKITEETNQEVLEPQRGPISELLCKEGLEHTVNEVDHIGIEIISVKPEFLLDIIVSLKNNGFNYLECQGGYDEGPGLNIVCFYHLIAIENYKDSDKPREVRVKVFLNRDGDLKVPSLYKIFRGSDWQERETYDMFGVNFVDHPHPKRLLMPEDWKGWPLRKDYIQPDFYEMQDAY from the coding sequence ATGAATGAAGAATTAGATAAAAAAATAACAGAAGAAACTAATCAGGAAGTCTTAGAGCCTCAAAGAGGACCAATCAGTGAATTATTGTGCAAAGAAGGGTTGGAACATACTGTCAACGAAGTTGACCATATAGGGATTGAAATCATTAGTGTAAAGCCCGAATTTCTTTTAGATATTATTGTGAGTTTAAAAAATAATGGCTTTAATTATCTAGAATGTCAAGGTGGATATGATGAGGGCCCAGGTTTAAACATTGTCTGTTTTTACCATTTAATTGCAATAGAAAATTATAAGGATAGTGATAAGCCAAGAGAGGTTAGGGTGAAAGTATTTTTAAATAGAGATGGGGATCTAAAAGTCCCTTCACTTTATAAGATATTCCGAGGTTCTGATTGGCAAGAGAGAGAAACTTATGACATGTTTGGAGTAAATTTTGTTGATCATCCTCATCCTAAAAGGTTATTGATGCCAGAAGATTGGAAAGGGTGGCCATTAAGGAAAGACTATATACAACCAGACTTTTATGAAATGCAAGATGCATATTAA
- the nuoB gene encoding NADH-quinone oxidoreductase subunit NuoB, which yields MNNIPSIEAVKDIRSGTCGPVAAPAVTSDLSENIILTSLDDLHNWARLSSLWPLLYGTACCFIEFAALIGSRFDFDRFGLVPRSSPRQADLLIVAGTVTMKMAPALVRLYEQMPDPKYVIAMGACTITGGMFSADSTTAVRGVDKLIPVDLYLPGCPPRPEAIFDAVIKLRKKVGNESFLERKKITQTHRYFTITHKMKRINPLVNGSYLNAKTQKAALKAGDDISLPTKSESIETTTKELN from the coding sequence TTGAATAACATTCCTTCAATAGAAGCTGTAAAAGACATTCGTTCAGGAACATGTGGTCCTGTTGCTGCTCCAGCGGTTACATCCGATTTAAGTGAAAATATTATTCTCACTAGCTTGGATGATCTCCATAATTGGGCAAGGTTAAGCAGCCTATGGCCTCTGTTATATGGAACTGCATGTTGTTTCATTGAATTTGCTGCTCTAATTGGTTCTAGATTTGATTTTGATCGATTCGGATTAGTCCCTAGAAGTTCCCCAAGACAAGCTGATCTTTTAATTGTGGCTGGGACTGTAACTATGAAAATGGCACCTGCATTAGTAAGGCTTTACGAGCAAATGCCAGATCCTAAATATGTTATTGCAATGGGCGCTTGCACTATTACAGGGGGAATGTTTAGTGCTGACTCAACTACTGCTGTTAGAGGAGTTGATAAATTAATTCCAGTAGACCTTTATTTACCTGGATGTCCACCTAGGCCAGAAGCAATTTTTGATGCAGTTATCAAACTCCGTAAAAAAGTAGGAAATGAATCTTTTCTTGAAAGAAAAAAAATAACTCAAACACACCGTTATTTCACAATCACTCATAAAATGAAAAGGATTAATCCATTAGTAAATGGATCTTACTTAAATGCAAAGACTCAAAAAGCAGCTTTAAAAGCAGGGGATGATATATCACTTCCCACAAAGTCTGAATCAATTGAAACCACAACTAAAGAGTTGAATTAA
- a CDS encoding NAD(P)H-quinone oxidoreductase subunit 3, with amino-acid sequence MFTLPGYDAFLGFLLISAAVPALALVTNKLISPKSQPGERELTYESGMEPIGGAWIQFNIRYYMFALVFVIFDVETVFLYPWAVAFHKLGLLAFIEALIFISILIVALAYAWRKGALEWS; translated from the coding sequence ATGTTTACTCTCCCAGGCTACGATGCATTTCTTGGTTTCCTTTTAATATCAGCAGCTGTTCCTGCTCTAGCGTTAGTAACAAACAAGCTAATTTCTCCAAAAAGTCAGCCTGGTGAAAGAGAACTTACCTATGAATCTGGGATGGAACCCATTGGAGGGGCTTGGATTCAATTTAATATTCGCTATTACATGTTTGCCCTAGTTTTCGTTATTTTTGATGTTGAAACAGTATTTCTTTATCCATGGGCAGTTGCATTTCATAAACTTGGCTTATTAGCATTTATAGAAGCACTCATTTTTATTTCAATTTTGATAGTTGCACTAGCATATGCTTGGAGAAAAGGAGCACTTGAATGGAGCTGA
- a CDS encoding rubredoxin, translated as MSDELKPALDQTEANKIGQSPINAEKTSDHEVTDLKEDLSLNRFECTDCGYVYDPKEGLKKYKISPGTSFLDIDQTKFRCPVCRSKYSAYKDIGAKFKPSDGFEENVVYGFGFNTLPPGQKNVLIFGGLAFAAACFLSLYSLH; from the coding sequence GTGAGCGATGAACTAAAACCTGCATTAGATCAGACAGAAGCCAATAAAATTGGCCAAAGTCCTATTAATGCAGAGAAAACCTCAGATCATGAAGTTACTGATCTCAAAGAGGATCTTAGCCTCAATCGATTTGAATGCACAGATTGTGGGTATGTTTATGATCCTAAGGAAGGGCTGAAGAAATATAAAATTTCACCAGGCACCTCTTTCTTGGACATTGATCAGACAAAGTTTCGATGCCCAGTTTGTAGATCAAAATATTCTGCTTACAAAGATATAGGCGCTAAATTTAAACCTAGTGATGGTTTCGAAGAGAACGTTGTTTATGGCTTTGGCTTTAACACTCTTCCTCCAGGTCAAAAGAATGTCCTTATTTTTGGTGGTTTAGCTTTTGCTGCTGCTTGTTTCTTATCCCTTTATTCACTGCATTAA
- a CDS encoding photosynthesis system II assembly factor Ycf48 gives MNRLIKFSFNLILIFVLGLGLSGCVTTTRIPVQSSSPWEEIELANDDNPLDIAFVDDNHGFLVGANRLILETTDGGSTWEERDLDIPAEENFRLMSIDFKEDEGWIVGQPNLVLHSEDAGKNWTRLSLGSQLPGNPYLITTLDTSSAELATTAGAVYRTTDGGKNWEGRVAEASGGVRDLRRKEDGTYVSVSSLGNFFVTLDKTDQAWQSHQRASSKRVQTLGFKPDGQLWMLSRGAEIRLNDASGDYESWSKPIIPLVNGYNYMDMAWDPEGNIWAGGGNGTLLVSKDDGNSWEKDPIGYATPTNFIRIFFLKNPNGNPPKGFVLGERGHVLRWVGYS, from the coding sequence ATGAATCGTTTAATTAAATTTTCCTTTAACTTGATTCTGATTTTCGTACTTGGGCTAGGCCTAAGTGGTTGCGTAACAACAACAAGAATCCCCGTCCAATCAAGTAGTCCTTGGGAAGAGATTGAATTAGCCAATGATGACAATCCTCTTGATATTGCATTCGTGGATGACAATCATGGCTTCTTAGTTGGAGCAAACAGACTAATTCTTGAAACAACTGATGGAGGATCTACTTGGGAAGAAAGAGATTTGGATATTCCTGCTGAAGAAAATTTTAGATTGATGAGCATTGATTTTAAAGAAGATGAAGGCTGGATCGTGGGACAACCTAATTTGGTTTTACATAGTGAAGATGCTGGGAAAAATTGGACAAGGCTATCTCTAGGAAGTCAGTTGCCTGGAAATCCTTATTTGATTACTACCCTTGATACATCTTCTGCTGAATTAGCTACCACTGCTGGGGCTGTATATCGGACGACTGATGGAGGCAAGAATTGGGAAGGAAGGGTTGCCGAAGCTTCCGGAGGAGTACGTGATTTACGCCGAAAAGAAGATGGAACTTATGTCAGCGTTAGTAGCTTGGGAAATTTCTTTGTCACTTTAGATAAAACAGATCAAGCTTGGCAGTCTCATCAAAGAGCTAGTAGTAAAAGAGTTCAAACTTTAGGGTTTAAACCTGATGGTCAATTGTGGATGCTTTCTCGTGGAGCTGAGATTCGACTAAATGATGCTTCCGGAGACTATGAAAGTTGGTCTAAGCCGATTATTCCTTTAGTTAATGGGTATAACTATATGGATATGGCTTGGGATCCTGAAGGAAATATTTGGGCAGGAGGAGGAAATGGGACACTTTTAGTGAGCAAAGATGATGGAAATAGTTGGGAAAAAGATCCAATTGGTTACGCAACACCAACAAACTTTATTCGCATATTTTTCCTCAAGAATCCTAATGGCAATCCTCCTAAAGGCTTTGTATTAGGGGAAAGAGGGCATGTTTTGCGATGGGTTGGATATTCATAA
- the psbE gene encoding cytochrome b559 subunit alpha: MAAGSTGERPFFEIITSVRYWIIHAVTLPAIFIAGFLFVSTGLAYDAFGTPRPDTYFQASETKAPVVSQRFESKAQLDLRLK, encoded by the coding sequence ATGGCTGCCGGCTCTACCGGGGAACGCCCGTTTTTTGAGATCATCACCAGTGTTCGTTATTGGATCATCCATGCCGTAACACTGCCCGCGATTTTTATCGCTGGATTTTTATTTGTGTCTACAGGCCTTGCCTATGACGCATTTGGAACTCCTAGACCAGACACCTATTTTCAGGCTTCTGAAACTAAGGCTCCAGTAGTGTCACAACGCTTTGAATCCAAGGCTCAACTTGACCTGCGCCTGAAATAA
- the psbF gene encoding cytochrome b559 subunit beta, protein MTNSSSPLQAVEVRTYPIFTVRWLAVHALAIPTVFFLGAIAAMQFIRR, encoded by the coding sequence ATGACAAACTCTTCTTCTCCCTTACAGGCTGTCGAAGTCCGCACCTACCCCATTTTTACGGTGCGTTGGCTTGCAGTACATGCATTGGCAATCCCAACAGTATTTTTCTTGGGTGCTATTGCAGCAATGCAGTTCATCCGTCGTTGA
- a CDS encoding photosystem II reaction center protein L, which yields MQVNPNPNKLSVELNRTSLYLGLLLVFVLGILFSSYFFN from the coding sequence ATGCAAGTTAATCCAAATCCAAACAAGCTTTCGGTTGAGCTGAACCGAACAAGCCTTTATTTAGGGCTTTTGCTTGTTTTTGTCCTCGGGATTTTGTTCTCAAGCTATTTCTTTAATTAA
- a CDS encoding photosystem II reaction center protein J, with amino-acid sequence MSSKLKGPDGRLPDRLPDGRPAVSWERRWTEGQLPLWLVATAGGIAVIFVLGIFFYGSYTGVGSA; translated from the coding sequence ATGAGCTCTAAATTAAAGGGACCTGATGGCCGTCTCCCAGATAGACTCCCAGATGGTCGACCAGCTGTTTCGTGGGAACGTCGTTGGACTGAAGGGCAGTTACCTTTGTGGTTAGTCGCAACTGCAGGAGGTATTGCAGTTATTTTTGTTCTAGGGATCTTCTTTTATGGTTCTTATACAGGTGTAGGATCTGCCTGA
- the mtnP gene encoding S-methyl-5'-thioadenosine phosphorylase, which translates to MINKHFSSEEIEQDGKSCLLKNARLGVLGGSGLYSIDSIENIKELDIETPYGKPSDSLRIGNLGGMEVVFLARHGRHHIYTPTEIPYRANIWALRSLNVRWILSPSAVGSLQEQVRPLDMVVPDQFIDRTHQRPLTFFCDGAVAHVTMADPFCPTLSRLLAEEGELLMPEARQVHKGGTYLAMEGPAFSTRAESQLYRSWGCKVIGMTNHTEARLAREAEIAYTSLSMVTDYDCWHEGFGNVSVDLVIENLAANAKLASKIVEATAKRISKLLPPSEAHTALKNSLMTSKDKVSETTREKINLFTENYWGKFNK; encoded by the coding sequence ATGATCAACAAACATTTTTCTTCAGAAGAGATTGAACAAGATGGCAAATCTTGTTTGTTAAAAAATGCAAGACTTGGGGTCTTAGGGGGAAGCGGTCTTTATTCAATCGACAGCATTGAAAATATAAAAGAGCTTGATATAGAGACCCCCTATGGTAAACCTTCCGATAGTTTGCGCATAGGCAATCTAGGAGGTATGGAGGTAGTTTTTCTTGCTAGGCATGGAAGACATCATATATATACTCCTACAGAAATTCCTTACAGAGCAAATATATGGGCATTACGCTCATTAAATGTTCGTTGGATCCTTTCACCATCAGCAGTTGGATCACTTCAAGAACAAGTAAGACCTCTAGATATGGTTGTACCCGATCAATTTATTGACAGAACTCATCAAAGACCTCTTACCTTCTTTTGCGATGGTGCAGTTGCGCATGTGACGATGGCAGACCCCTTTTGCCCAACTCTTTCAAGATTGCTAGCAGAGGAAGGCGAACTACTAATGCCCGAAGCTCGTCAAGTCCATAAAGGTGGTACTTACCTTGCAATGGAAGGTCCTGCATTTTCAACTCGAGCTGAATCTCAACTCTATAGAAGCTGGGGTTGCAAGGTTATTGGCATGACAAACCACACAGAAGCAAGACTTGCTAGAGAAGCGGAAATTGCATATACATCTTTATCTATGGTTACCGATTATGACTGCTGGCATGAAGGTTTTGGGAATGTCAGCGTAGATCTAGTAATTGAAAACCTCGCGGCCAATGCAAAATTGGCCAGCAAAATAGTAGAGGCTACTGCTAAACGAATATCAAAATTATTGCCTCCAAGTGAAGCTCATACAGCTTTAAAAAATAGCCTTATGACTTCTAAAGATAAAGTCTCAGAGACAACTAGGGAAAAAATAAACTTATTTACTGAAAACTACTGGGGTAAATTCAATAAATAA
- the selD gene encoding selenide, water dikinase SelD — MFVDHLLLAGGGHTHALVLKRWAMKPHLKPKCLITLVNRDSSTIYSGMFPGLISGDYQLDEVSIDLRRLTDKAGVSLVVGEIHSLDIYENRLFLHNRASIGFSRLSLDVGSETLVDEDTSYLKDRSDVFPIRPFEKSLECIKELDVESQNESTKPFTVIGSGLAALEIVFALRKRWPARELRLQAFSRKLNWRFKKAINLAKIDIISPKSLVDGPAVICTGNEAPKWLKNSGLKVNNAGRIITLPTLEIPGRPDIFAVGDCGVLAKNSRPPSGVWAVRAAKPLAKNLERSLSGKSLLAWRPQSIALKLVGGISKSNMSIAWSLWGFVVIGPNRLIWKLKQSIDRGFVKGFEELSMVEYEEKIIACRGCASKVAAQPLKSALKSAELDNLINYPEDAALVASSLDKGLWLQSVDGFPALSNDPWLNARLTTLHACSDLWARGASVTSAQAVITLPTIHQKLQQELLIQCLSGIKSALMPQGAELIGGHTYESRTELSGNISMDIEISLSINGLVVPNIRPWSKGGLQIGDEILISRGIGTGVIFSAAMKGAVPAKHVDAALFQLSQSQHVFVEGLRKQSLETNDSFLIHACTDITGFGLLGHLGEMIQATNIKRLKASLPLVKINLFANSIPVLDGVKNLFKLGYESTLAPSNRCFLELLNLKNKTVPFIELIMEDISSEMQEVHLIKELLVDPQTCGPLVISCESKIANSLIDNYYWHRIGFVDTL; from the coding sequence ATGTTTGTTGATCATCTTTTGCTTGCAGGTGGTGGTCATACTCATGCCCTTGTTTTAAAACGTTGGGCAATGAAGCCTCATTTAAAACCAAAGTGTTTAATTACTTTGGTTAATCGAGATAGCTCAACGATTTATTCAGGGATGTTTCCTGGGCTTATCTCTGGTGATTATCAATTAGATGAAGTTTCCATTGATTTGAGGCGACTTACAGATAAAGCAGGAGTTTCATTAGTTGTTGGAGAAATTCATTCACTAGACATATATGAGAATAGATTATTTCTCCATAACCGTGCTTCTATAGGCTTTTCAAGATTAAGCCTTGATGTTGGCTCAGAAACACTTGTTGATGAAGATACCTCTTATCTCAAAGATAGAAGTGATGTTTTTCCAATTAGACCATTCGAGAAATCCTTGGAATGTATTAAAGAACTTGATGTTGAGTCACAGAATGAATCGACTAAGCCTTTTACAGTAATTGGTTCTGGCCTTGCTGCATTAGAGATTGTTTTTGCTTTGAGAAAAAGATGGCCTGCTCGAGAATTGAGATTGCAAGCTTTTAGTAGAAAATTGAATTGGAGATTTAAGAAAGCTATTAATTTAGCGAAAATCGATATAATTAGTCCTAAGAGTTTAGTTGATGGCCCTGCAGTTATTTGTACAGGGAATGAAGCCCCAAAATGGCTTAAAAACAGTGGTTTGAAGGTCAATAATGCCGGTAGAATTATTACTCTTCCAACTCTTGAGATTCCAGGTCGGCCAGATATATTTGCTGTTGGTGATTGTGGAGTACTCGCAAAAAATAGTCGTCCTCCTTCAGGGGTCTGGGCGGTTCGTGCAGCTAAACCGTTAGCTAAAAATCTTGAAAGATCTTTATCGGGAAAGAGCCTTTTAGCTTGGAGACCTCAGTCAATAGCGTTGAAATTAGTTGGTGGTATATCTAAATCCAATATGTCAATAGCGTGGTCTCTTTGGGGCTTTGTGGTGATTGGTCCTAATCGTTTGATTTGGAAACTTAAGCAAAGCATTGATAGAGGTTTTGTAAAAGGTTTCGAGGAGCTTTCAATGGTTGAGTATGAGGAAAAAATAATTGCTTGTAGAGGCTGTGCTTCAAAAGTTGCGGCGCAGCCTCTCAAATCAGCTTTGAAATCAGCTGAACTTGACAACTTAATTAATTATCCAGAAGATGCTGCATTGGTTGCTTCTTCTTTAGATAAAGGCCTTTGGCTGCAAAGTGTTGATGGCTTTCCTGCTCTTTCAAATGATCCTTGGCTTAATGCTCGCCTAACTACTTTGCATGCATGCTCAGATTTATGGGCAAGAGGAGCTTCTGTTACTTCTGCACAAGCTGTAATAACTCTCCCAACCATTCATCAGAAATTACAGCAAGAGCTTTTGATTCAATGCCTTTCAGGAATTAAATCAGCATTAATGCCTCAAGGTGCCGAGCTAATTGGTGGACATACTTATGAATCTAGGACTGAATTGTCAGGAAATATTTCTATGGATATAGAAATTTCTCTTTCTATTAATGGATTGGTTGTCCCAAATATTCGTCCTTGGAGTAAAGGAGGCCTTCAGATTGGAGATGAAATCCTCATAAGCAGAGGAATTGGTACTGGAGTGATCTTCTCTGCAGCAATGAAGGGAGCAGTACCTGCTAAACATGTTGATGCCGCATTATTTCAGTTATCTCAAAGTCAACATGTTTTTGTGGAAGGTCTTAGAAAACAATCTTTAGAAACTAATGATTCATTTTTGATTCATGCTTGTACTGATATCACCGGATTTGGATTGCTTGGACATTTAGGCGAAATGATTCAAGCTACTAATATTAAAAGATTAAAAGCTTCTCTCCCTCTTGTAAAAATCAATCTTTTTGCTAATTCAATTCCAGTGTTAGATGGAGTGAAAAACTTGTTCAAATTAGGTTATGAAAGTACTCTTGCACCTTCAAATAGATGCTTTTTAGAATTATTAAATTTAAAAAATAAAACTGTTCCATTCATAGAACTAATAATGGAGGATATTTCATCAGAAATGCAAGAAGTTCATTTAATCAAAGAATTATTAGTTGATCCTCAAACTTGTGGACCATTAGTTATATCTTGTGAATCAAAAATTGCTAACAGTTTAATAGATAATTATTATTGGCATAGAATTGGTTTTGTTGATACTCTTTAG
- a CDS encoding CCA tRNA nucleotidyltransferase, whose product MKGLPKAKFTDEFPNLPQGLCKNLTLAADQAAVKRIAIVGGFVRDELSHLIHNESKHNFRDIDLVIEGSVKDFAMQLQKNLGKSNVIINRLNPSYLTIELKINDVAIDVARARIERYENLAENPKIAPSEINKDLFRRDFTINSIAFDLKSKELIDPYEGINSISEKKIEFIHDKSVSEDPTRVFRASRYSARLGFNLTPLAIKQIRSTIKTWPWHWTTQMPPENAPAALATRLRMELELLFDGTEQWRGALQQLQELGALILLDQELQNNKHWEQRISWAFKLGVSPLTAFIAGSSNPYCLGMRLQIPKKEQQLLIESKEIMDHFCSISLSENIEVWDPSRWCEEIESTNWKPESIAITICLMPSFWSFLLRWWEKWRLVKSKITAKDLLQTGWKSGPELGLELKRLRYIELKKK is encoded by the coding sequence ATGAAAGGCCTTCCTAAAGCCAAGTTTACAGATGAATTCCCAAACTTGCCTCAAGGTCTTTGTAAGAACTTGACTTTAGCGGCAGATCAAGCTGCTGTTAAAAGAATTGCAATAGTTGGAGGGTTTGTGCGCGATGAATTAAGCCATCTGATTCACAATGAATCAAAACATAACTTTCGTGACATAGATCTTGTTATCGAAGGTTCGGTAAAAGACTTTGCGATGCAGCTACAAAAAAACCTTGGAAAATCAAACGTCATAATTAATCGTCTAAATCCTTCCTATCTAACAATTGAATTAAAAATAAATGATGTTGCTATAGATGTTGCAAGAGCAAGAATAGAAAGATATGAAAACCTAGCTGAAAACCCGAAGATTGCACCCAGTGAAATAAATAAAGACTTATTTAGGCGAGATTTCACAATTAATTCCATTGCATTTGACTTGAAATCCAAAGAGCTGATAGATCCTTACGAGGGTATAAATTCAATATCAGAAAAAAAAATCGAATTTATACATGACAAAAGCGTCTCAGAAGATCCAACCAGAGTCTTTCGAGCCTCTCGTTATTCAGCAAGACTAGGTTTCAACTTAACTCCTTTAGCAATCAAACAAATACGCTCAACAATAAAAACATGGCCTTGGCATTGGACTACACAAATGCCTCCTGAAAATGCTCCTGCTGCTCTAGCCACGAGACTGCGTATGGAACTAGAACTTTTATTTGATGGAACAGAGCAATGGAGAGGAGCACTTCAACAGCTTCAAGAATTGGGAGCATTGATTTTGCTCGACCAAGAGCTTCAAAACAACAAACATTGGGAACAAAGAATTAGCTGGGCATTCAAGTTAGGTGTAAGTCCATTGACTGCTTTTATTGCAGGGTCGTCAAATCCATATTGCCTTGGCATGCGATTACAAATACCAAAAAAAGAACAACAACTTTTAATTGAAAGCAAAGAAATAATGGACCATTTTTGTTCTATTAGTTTGTCAGAAAATATTGAGGTTTGGGATCCCTCAAGATGGTGCGAAGAAATTGAATCAACAAATTGGAAGCCTGAATCTATAGCAATTACAATCTGCTTAATGCCATCATTCTGGAGCTTCTTATTAAGATGGTGGGAAAAGTGGCGGCTCGTGAAATCAAAAATAACAGCTAAAGATCTACTTCAGACTGGATGGAAGTCTGGTCCAGAATTAGGTTTAGAACTTAAAAGGCTTAGATATATCGAACTTAAAAAAAAGTAA